One Acetobacterium sp. KB-1 DNA segment encodes these proteins:
- a CDS encoding chloride channel protein, which produces MGLKFKETAVMTLFVAILGGTIGGITWGLLFMMNLGINFLWQDLKNAVNLTLYPVVVCAIGGLLIGLWEQRFGPYPREMAEILKTVKKGNKIPYNNLHIIGISALLPLIFGGSLGPEAGLTGVIVGLCFWFSDRFKFILSETDELPQIGMAATIGVIFGAPLFAFVEQIEDEEKPAVIPKNLKIMMYFVGILSGYGALTILQNLFGGRLGLGHFPAIQKMTAVEWAAAIPLALVGVAAGMLYYLFQKMTKVAIKPLAQKILIRSILGGVILGGVGIFLPYTMFSGEHEMVEVMNSWQGLGFAVLLLTGIVKLLMGNICHQMGWRGGNIFPTIFSGIAIGYACALMLPIDPIFCVAIVTAALTATVMRKPLAVILLLLMCFPINGIIPMTIGAVIGGAIPIPKWIGLLED; this is translated from the coding sequence GTGGGGCTTAAATTTAAAGAAACTGCCGTAATGACTTTATTTGTGGCGATACTGGGTGGCACAATTGGTGGGATTACCTGGGGGCTGCTGTTTATGATGAACCTGGGCATCAATTTTTTATGGCAGGATCTTAAAAATGCGGTCAATCTCACTTTGTATCCGGTGGTGGTCTGTGCCATTGGCGGTTTACTCATCGGGCTTTGGGAGCAACGGTTTGGTCCCTATCCCCGGGAAATGGCGGAAATTTTAAAAACGGTTAAAAAAGGGAATAAGATCCCTTATAATAACCTACACATCATTGGTATCTCAGCCCTGTTACCACTGATATTTGGGGGGAGTCTGGGCCCGGAAGCCGGTTTAACCGGCGTGATTGTGGGGTTATGTTTCTGGTTTTCCGACCGCTTTAAATTTATCCTTTCAGAAACGGATGAGCTACCGCAGATTGGTATGGCTGCCACCATCGGCGTTATCTTTGGGGCACCGCTTTTTGCCTTTGTAGAGCAAATAGAAGATGAAGAAAAACCAGCAGTGATTCCTAAAAATCTAAAAATAATGATGTATTTCGTTGGCATTCTCAGCGGTTATGGGGCATTAACCATCCTCCAGAATCTTTTTGGCGGACGGCTGGGTTTGGGACACTTCCCAGCCATCCAAAAAATGACGGCAGTAGAATGGGCAGCAGCGATTCCTCTGGCACTGGTTGGGGTAGCAGCGGGAATGCTTTATTATCTATTTCAAAAAATGACCAAAGTCGCGATTAAACCATTGGCGCAAAAAATTCTGATTCGGAGCATTCTTGGCGGTGTGATTCTTGGCGGCGTCGGAATTTTTCTGCCCTACACGATGTTTTCCGGTGAACACGAAATGGTTGAGGTGATGAATTCCTGGCAGGGCTTGGGTTTTGCAGTGCTGCTCTTAACTGGGATTGTCAAACTTCTAATGGGCAATATTTGCCACCAAATGGGCTGGCGGGGTGGAAATATTTTCCCCACCATTTTTTCGGGGATCGCCATTGGTTATGCCTGTGCCTTAATGCTTCCCATTGATCCCATCTTTTGTGTGGCAATAGTAACAGCGGCATTAACAGCTACGGTTATGCGAAAACCCCTGGCAGTGATTTTATTGCTGTTGATGTGCTTTCCGATTAACGGCATCATTCCGATGACTATTGGTGCAGTGATTGGCGGCGCTATTCCGATCCCCAAATGGATCGGACTTCTGGAAGACTAG
- a CDS encoding ABC transporter permease: MKSFKETIAYPYGLWMLIFIAVPLLVVIWFSFLSNPDFKAGIYTFTLENYKEFMDPVYLELLYRSFLYAVIATLICFFIAYPLGNLIVSLPGNRQNLMIVLMIIPMWVNFLLRTYAWMVLLSGSGLISQFLGLLGFRDVSLLYTQSAVILGMVYNFFPYMLLPIYTALKKIDPDLLRAATDLGANHFQMFVKIKLPLSLPGIVSGSMMVFMPAVSTFVISNLLGGGKYMLIGNLIEQQFLTLNNWNFGSALSMVLMTIIFLVLGVARLITGKELDTGGQIL, translated from the coding sequence ATGAAATCATTTAAGGAAACCATTGCCTATCCTTACGGTCTGTGGATGCTTATTTTTATCGCCGTTCCGCTGCTGGTGGTAATCTGGTTCAGCTTTTTATCCAACCCGGATTTTAAGGCTGGCATCTATACCTTTACGTTGGAGAATTATAAAGAGTTTATGGACCCGGTCTACCTGGAACTTTTATACCGTTCATTTTTATATGCGGTCATCGCCACCCTGATCTGTTTTTTTATCGCCTATCCTTTAGGGAACCTGATTGTATCGCTACCCGGCAATCGCCAGAATCTGATGATTGTACTGATGATCATCCCGATGTGGGTCAATTTCCTGCTGCGAACCTATGCCTGGATGGTGCTGCTCAGCGGCAGCGGATTAATCTCTCAATTTCTGGGTCTGTTAGGCTTTAGGGATGTTTCTCTGCTATATACCCAATCTGCTGTGATTCTGGGGATGGTCTATAACTTTTTCCCCTATATGCTGTTACCGATTTACACCGCCTTGAAAAAAATTGATCCGGATCTACTGCGGGCCGCCACCGATCTGGGGGCCAACCATTTCCAGATGTTTGTAAAAATCAAATTGCCACTCAGTCTTCCCGGCATCGTTTCCGGATCAATGATGGTCTTTATGCCCGCGGTAAGTACCTTTGTTATTTCCAATTTGTTGGGCGGTGGCAAATACATGCTCATCGGAAATCTCATTGAGCAGCAGTTTTTAACCCTGAACAACTGGAACTTCGGCTCAGCGCTTTCAATGGTATTGATGACCATTATCTTTCTCGTCTTAGGTGTTGCCCGTCTGATCACCGGAAAAGAACTTGATACCGGAGGTCAAATTCTATGA
- a CDS encoding ABC transporter ATP-binding protein: protein MKKNTEKIIQVKDLVKHYGDKTIIDEINFHIRANEFLTILGPSGCGKTTLLRMIGGFETPDAGDILFEGKSLVNIPANKRPINTVFQKYALFPHLNVYDNVAFGLKIQKKAKAEIDTLVQEMLRMVNLKGQEQRDVNSLSGGEQQRVAIARALVNHPQVLLLDEPLGALDLKLRKNMQLELKKLQKKTGITFIYVTHDQEEAMTMSDTIIIMNHGRIQQIGSPVDIYNEPRNAFAADFIGESNILESMMLKDCLVKLQDVEIPCVDKGFEKNESVLTVIRPEDIEILPPGTGFLDGVIESVTFLGMHYEIVMNCKGISWLIHTTREFFAGDQIGIQVDPNNIHIMKKEHDHEII from the coding sequence TTGAAAAAAAATACCGAAAAAATTATCCAGGTTAAAGACCTGGTCAAACATTATGGGGACAAAACGATCATTGATGAAATTAATTTTCACATTCGGGCCAATGAATTCCTGACCATTCTCGGCCCCAGCGGCTGCGGAAAAACCACCTTGCTACGAATGATCGGTGGGTTTGAAACCCCGGACGCCGGAGATATTCTTTTCGAAGGCAAATCGCTGGTCAATATTCCGGCCAATAAACGGCCCATTAACACCGTTTTTCAAAAGTATGCCCTGTTTCCCCATTTAAACGTCTATGATAACGTGGCCTTTGGGTTAAAAATTCAAAAAAAAGCCAAGGCTGAAATAGACACCCTGGTTCAGGAAATGTTGCGGATGGTCAATCTTAAAGGGCAGGAACAACGGGATGTCAATTCCTTAAGCGGCGGCGAGCAGCAGCGGGTCGCCATTGCCAGAGCCCTGGTTAATCACCCTCAGGTCCTGCTGCTTGACGAACCCCTGGGTGCTCTGGATCTCAAGCTTCGCAAAAACATGCAACTGGAACTAAAAAAACTCCAGAAAAAAACCGGCATCACCTTTATTTATGTCACCCACGACCAGGAAGAAGCGATGACAATGTCTGATACCATTATCATTATGAACCATGGCCGGATCCAACAGATCGGCTCACCGGTGGATATTTATAACGAACCCCGAAACGCCTTTGCCGCCGATTTTATTGGTGAAAGCAATATTCTGGAATCGATGATGTTAAAAGACTGTCTGGTCAAACTTCAGGATGTCGAAATTCCCTGCGTAGACAAAGGTTTTGAGAAAAACGAGTCGGTACTCACTGTGATCCGCCCTGAAGATATCGAAATTCTCCCACCCGGTACCGGTTTTCTGGACGGTGTCATCGAATCCGTGACCTTTCTGGGGATGCACTATGAAATCGTTATGAACTGCAAGGGCATTAGCTGGCTGATTCATACTACCCGTGAATTTTTTGCTGGCGACCAGATTGGTATCCAGGTTGATCCCAATAATATTCATATCATGAAGAAGGAACACGACCATGAAATCATTTAA
- a CDS encoding methyl-accepting chemotaxis protein, whose translation MTGQYLGIYSDIAKAINAVHERLIRVVNVATHIAAGEMDDLDTLKQIGKRSENDTLNPSLIAMIENILSLVQETENMASIAVEGDLKNRGDAFKFQGEFAKVIDGFNQTLDTIIQPVEEAAATLNLLSTGNLQIGMEGNYKGDHAQIKKALNQTIEFLKQYVDEISSTLEAMGQGRLNQEITSEYLGDFLPIKTSLNTINDKLSQTMKEINDAASQVEMGARQISDGGQNLSQGTTEQASAIQELTASIEEVADETKKNALNANQANELAVRVRKNAEVGNGQMEKMVTAMDDISESSNSISKIIKVIDDIAFQTNILALNAAVEAARAGQHGKGFAVVAEEVRTLAARSAEAAKETTGLIEGSIDKVEVGTGIADETAESLKEILNEIEKVSDIVGNIAQASNDQASEIAQITQGIEQVSQVVQTNSATAEESAAASEELSGQAEMLKQMVGAFDLKTFGQSPKTQNQLGAKKVVRIDKETSFEPNIILDDDDKY comes from the coding sequence ATGACGGGACAATATCTGGGAATTTACTCGGATATTGCAAAAGCCATCAATGCTGTTCATGAGCGCTTGATTCGGGTGGTCAATGTTGCGACTCATATCGCCGCTGGTGAGATGGATGATCTGGATACCTTGAAACAGATTGGCAAACGAAGTGAAAATGATACCCTTAACCCAAGTCTGATTGCTATGATTGAAAATATTCTAAGCCTGGTTCAGGAAACAGAAAATATGGCCAGTATCGCAGTTGAAGGGGATCTAAAAAATCGCGGTGACGCATTTAAATTCCAGGGAGAATTCGCAAAGGTCATCGATGGATTTAATCAGACTTTGGATACGATTATACAGCCGGTAGAAGAAGCAGCCGCCACGCTAAACTTATTATCAACGGGAAATCTGCAGATTGGCATGGAAGGTAACTATAAGGGCGATCATGCTCAAATTAAGAAGGCCTTAAATCAGACGATTGAGTTTTTGAAACAATATGTCGATGAAATTTCATCAACCCTTGAAGCGATGGGACAAGGTCGTTTAAACCAGGAAATTACAAGTGAGTATCTTGGTGATTTTCTTCCAATTAAAACATCACTCAACACAATCAATGATAAACTTAGCCAAACCATGAAAGAAATCAATGATGCCGCCAGTCAGGTGGAAATGGGTGCCAGACAGATTTCAGATGGTGGACAGAATCTATCACAGGGGACCACTGAGCAGGCAAGTGCGATTCAAGAATTAACGGCATCGATTGAAGAAGTGGCAGATGAGACGAAGAAAAATGCTTTGAATGCCAATCAGGCGAATGAATTAGCTGTCAGAGTACGAAAAAACGCCGAAGTTGGAAATGGTCAGATGGAAAAAATGGTAACAGCCATGGATGATATCAGCGAATCATCCAACAGTATTTCTAAGATCATCAAAGTGATTGATGACATTGCCTTCCAAACCAATATTCTGGCTTTAAATGCTGCGGTAGAAGCGGCTCGGGCCGGCCAGCATGGAAAAGGTTTTGCTGTCGTAGCGGAAGAAGTTCGAACGCTGGCAGCCAGAAGTGCTGAAGCAGCAAAAGAAACCACCGGGCTGATTGAAGGTTCGATCGACAAGGTGGAAGTGGGAACCGGCATTGCTGATGAAACGGCAGAAAGTCTAAAAGAAATACTCAATGAGATCGAGAAAGTATCCGATATTGTCGGTAATATTGCCCAGGCATCTAACGATCAGGCTTCTGAAATAGCCCAGATCACCCAGGGTATTGAACAGGTCTCCCAGGTGGTACAAACAAATTCGGCTACAGCGGAAGAGAGTGCCGCCGCCAGTGAAGAATTGTCCGGTCAGGCCGAAATGCTAAAACAAATGGTTGGTGCCTTCGACTTAAAAACGTTTGGGCAATCGCCAAAAACTCAAAATCAACTTGGGGCAAAGAAAGTAGTAAGAATAGATAAAGAGACGTCCTTTGAGCCCAACATTATTCTTGATGACGATGACAAGTATTAG
- the ilvB gene encoding biosynthetic-type acetolactate synthase large subunit has translation MNNKELLLGSEITVRCLEEQGIKHVFSFPGGVVIPLFDAFYRLDHEITQIGPCHEQNGVHAADGYARTSDTVGVAITTSGPGATNAITGIANAYLDSVPLVVITGQVASPLLGKDSFQEIDISSVTMQITKHNYLVTHVEDLADTIREAFVIAQSGRPGPVVIDIPKDIFLTKTGYHKMFIPKLRQIYPDIKEAKILEAVTAINAAKRPVIYAGGGVIKSKAHEELLAFAEKAGIPVANSLMGLGGIPRDHELSLGLVGMHGFQETNLAVINSDLLIAIGARFSDRVTGNCDAFVRNKTIIHIDVDPTEFAKNIPAEIQIQGNIKDVLPLLTKDIEEKSYPEWYEKIENWIIPCTEKGDYHPKNILNTINAAYPESFVVTEVGQHQMWVGQYWNVLRPAQFITSGGLGTMGYGLGASIGVKLANPDADVLLIAGDGSFRMNCQELITVSKYQIPLKIFLFDNESLGMVRQWQKLFSDKRYAQTDIVQCTDYIMLAAASGIPGYKVTNMAELEETLEAIKDQPGPLLVHVKISNEEGVYPIVPAGCAIDEIYYE, from the coding sequence TTGAATAACAAAGAATTATTATTAGGATCGGAGATCACCGTCCGATGTCTGGAAGAACAGGGGATCAAACATGTTTTTTCATTCCCCGGTGGCGTTGTGATTCCATTATTCGATGCCTTTTATCGGCTTGATCACGAGATTACCCAAATTGGCCCCTGTCACGAACAAAATGGTGTCCATGCTGCTGACGGCTATGCCAGAACCAGTGATACGGTAGGAGTCGCGATTACGACTTCCGGACCGGGTGCAACCAATGCCATCACTGGGATTGCCAATGCCTATCTGGATTCCGTGCCGCTGGTTGTGATTACCGGACAGGTTGCTTCACCTTTGCTGGGCAAGGATTCCTTCCAGGAAATTGATATCAGTAGCGTGACTATGCAGATTACCAAGCACAATTATCTGGTTACCCATGTAGAAGACCTGGCCGATACCATCCGGGAGGCCTTTGTTATCGCTCAGTCCGGACGACCCGGTCCAGTTGTAATCGATATTCCCAAAGACATCTTTCTGACCAAAACCGGATACCATAAAATGTTTATTCCAAAGCTGCGTCAGATCTATCCGGATATTAAAGAAGCAAAGATATTAGAAGCGGTTACCGCCATTAATGCGGCCAAACGCCCAGTCATTTATGCTGGTGGCGGAGTGATTAAATCCAAGGCGCATGAAGAACTATTGGCCTTTGCCGAAAAAGCCGGAATTCCGGTGGCCAACTCCTTAATGGGATTAGGCGGCATTCCCCGAGATCATGAACTTTCGCTGGGATTAGTGGGTATGCATGGCTTCCAGGAAACGAATCTGGCAGTCATCAACTCCGATCTGCTCATTGCCATCGGTGCCCGGTTTAGTGATCGCGTCACTGGCAATTGCGATGCCTTTGTCCGCAATAAAACGATTATCCACATTGATGTTGATCCCACTGAATTTGCTAAAAATATTCCGGCTGAAATTCAGATTCAGGGAAATATTAAAGATGTATTGCCCTTATTGACTAAAGACATTGAAGAAAAATCCTATCCGGAATGGTATGAAAAAATTGAAAACTGGATCATCCCCTGTACTGAGAAAGGTGATTATCATCCCAAAAATATTCTTAATACCATCAACGCTGCTTATCCGGAATCCTTTGTGGTGACCGAGGTCGGGCAGCATCAGATGTGGGTGGGACAGTACTGGAATGTCTTGCGTCCGGCGCAATTTATAACCTCCGGCGGCTTAGGGACCATGGGTTATGGTCTGGGGGCTTCGATCGGCGTCAAACTGGCCAATCCCGATGCGGATGTGTTGCTAATTGCCGGAGACGGCAGTTTTCGAATGAACTGTCAGGAACTGATTACTGTCAGCAAGTACCAGATCCCCTTAAAAATCTTCCTGTTTGACAATGAGTCATTGGGGATGGTACGACAATGGCAGAAGCTCTTCAGTGATAAACGTTATGCCCAAACTGATATTGTTCAATGCACTGATTACATCATGCTGGCGGCGGCTAGCGGAATCCCCGGCTACAAGGTAACTAATATGGCTGAGCTGGAAGAAACCCTAGAGGCGATCAAAGATCAACCCGGGCCACTGCTTGTCCATGTCAAGATTTCCAACGAAGAAGGGGTTTACCCGATCGTCCCGGCGGGCTGTGCGATTGATGAAATTTATTACGAATAG
- a CDS encoding ABC transporter permease, with amino-acid sequence MKKILKKLAFALILLFLYAPILVLIVYSFNDSKIMGPWAGFTLKWYVMLFQDRYILQALYYTLIIAVIATTVSTLVGTISAVGIYQMRSKLKRPYLLLNNIPVLVPDIVMGITLMSLFIFAGMKMGLTTIIIAHITFCIPYVILAVLPRFNRLPENIFEAALDLGATPRQAFWKVLFPEILPGVTSGALIAFTLSIDDFVISFFTAGNGVSNLSITIYSMAKAGINPKINALSTIMFGCIMILLILINIRSEKGIKNIQ; translated from the coding sequence ATGAAAAAGATCCTTAAAAAACTGGCCTTTGCCTTAATTTTGTTGTTTTTATACGCACCTATTTTAGTGTTGATTGTTTATTCATTTAATGATTCTAAGATTATGGGGCCCTGGGCAGGTTTTACGCTCAAATGGTATGTCATGCTTTTTCAGGATCGCTATATCCTTCAAGCTTTGTACTATACCCTCATTATTGCCGTGATCGCCACCACTGTTTCCACTCTTGTGGGCACCATTTCGGCGGTGGGTATTTACCAGATGCGATCCAAACTAAAAAGACCCTATCTGTTGTTAAATAATATCCCCGTTCTGGTACCGGATATCGTGATGGGGATTACCCTGATGTCGCTATTTATTTTTGCGGGAATGAAAATGGGACTAACCACTATTATTATTGCCCACATCACCTTTTGTATCCCCTATGTAATTCTGGCGGTACTACCCCGGTTTAACCGGTTGCCGGAGAACATTTTTGAAGCTGCGCTGGATCTGGGTGCAACCCCTCGCCAGGCCTTCTGGAAGGTGCTGTTCCCGGAGATTCTTCCCGGTGTTACTTCTGGTGCCCTGATTGCCTTTACCCTATCAATTGACGATTTCGTGATCAGTTTTTTTACCGCCGGCAATGGGGTCAGCAATCTATCGATCACCATCTATTCGATGGCCAAGGCCGGTATCAACCCCAAAATCAATGCCTTGTCAACAATTATGTTTGGGTGTATCATGATCTTACTAATACTGATCAATATCCGTAGTGAAAAAGGGATTAAAAATATCCAATAA
- a CDS encoding PotD/PotF family extracellular solute-binding protein, which produces MKKFVLILSLLCLPFLASGCGSDNRAELTVYNWGDYMDPEVIAQFEDDYNCRVNYETFTSNEDMYVKVKNSSDTYDVLVPSDYMIERLIREEMLRPITKDNIPNLANIDAAAQDLAFDPGNQYSVPYFYGVLGIVYNTAQVTDPVDSWDILWNDKYASKILMYDSIRDSMGASLKRLGFSMNETNEANINAARDALITQKPLVMAYVTDNVKSLMASGDAAIAVVYSGDAAIIMSETNNLDFAVPKEGSNAFYDNFVIPKNAKNPELAEQFINFMLTPEVAAKNIEYVGYSSPNTPALALLDSSWSNNAGFNISPEDLARSEIFMDLPSDIMEIYNRAWTEISVSK; this is translated from the coding sequence ATGAAAAAGTTCGTGTTAATTTTATCCTTGTTGTGTCTGCCTTTTCTGGCCAGCGGTTGCGGCTCCGATAATCGGGCTGAGCTTACTGTTTATAACTGGGGCGACTATATGGACCCGGAGGTCATCGCCCAGTTTGAAGACGACTATAATTGTCGGGTCAATTACGAAACCTTTACCTCCAATGAGGACATGTACGTCAAGGTCAAGAATTCATCCGATACCTATGACGTACTGGTACCCTCTGATTATATGATTGAGCGGCTGATTCGCGAAGAGATGCTTAGGCCCATCACCAAAGACAATATCCCCAATCTGGCTAACATCGATGCCGCGGCCCAGGATCTGGCCTTTGATCCCGGCAATCAATACTCGGTCCCCTATTTCTACGGGGTTTTAGGAATTGTCTATAACACCGCTCAGGTCACCGATCCGGTGGATAGTTGGGATATTCTCTGGAATGATAAATATGCTTCCAAAATCTTAATGTATGACAGCATTCGCGACAGCATGGGCGCCTCACTAAAACGGCTCGGTTTCTCCATGAATGAAACCAATGAGGCTAACATCAATGCCGCCCGGGATGCTCTGATTACCCAGAAACCGCTGGTTATGGCCTATGTTACCGATAATGTCAAAAGCCTGATGGCCAGCGGTGATGCTGCTATAGCCGTGGTCTATTCCGGCGATGCGGCCATTATCATGAGTGAAACCAACAACCTTGATTTTGCGGTTCCCAAGGAAGGTTCCAATGCCTTTTATGATAATTTTGTGATCCCCAAAAATGCCAAGAATCCGGAACTGGCCGAACAATTCATCAATTTCATGCTAACCCCGGAAGTTGCCGCTAAAAATATTGAATACGTCGGTTACTCCTCTCCGAATACGCCAGCTCTGGCGCTGCTTGATTCAAGCTGGTCGAACAATGCCGGTTTTAACATCAGCCCCGAAGATCTGGCTCGCAGTGAGATCTTTATGGATCTGCCTAGTGATATCATGGAAATCTATAACCGGGCCTGGACCGAGATTAGTGTCTCCAAATAA
- the ilvD gene encoding dihydroxy-acid dehydratase, with product MKSDRVKKGVETTPQRSLFKAMGYIDEELEQPLIGVVNSFNEIIPGHIHLNTITKAVKEGVRMAGGTPIEFPAIGVCDGIAMGHVGMKYSLASRELIADSIEVMATAHSLDALVLIPNCDKVVPGMLMAAARINIPTVIVSGGPMLTGKAVGQKDTDLNTAFEAVGAFNAGKIDEKELKSFEDSVCPGCGSCSGMFTANSMNCLTEVLGMGLPGNGTIPAVFAERVRLAKKAGIQVMEMWKRDIKPQDIMTDANFRNALACDMALGCSTNSILHLPAIANEAGVCIDLQEVNEISAKTPHLCKLAPAGNHHLEDLYYAGGIQAVMKTLADANLIDTSLMTVTGKTIAENLIGVFNKNPEVIRPLENPYSLTGGLAVLFGNLAPDGGVVKQGAVAPEMLKHKGPARVFNSEEEATSAIKAGKIVAGDVVIIRYEGPKGGPGMREMLFPTSAIAGMGLDKEVALITDGRFSGATRGACIGHVSPEAAAGGTIGLIEEGDIIAIDIVNRSLAVKVDDAVLAKRKAAWVPLEPKIKTGYLSRYARLVTSASTGAVFEK from the coding sequence ATGAAAAGTGATCGTGTAAAAAAAGGCGTCGAAACGACTCCCCAGCGTTCTTTATTTAAAGCTATGGGTTATATCGACGAAGAACTGGAGCAACCCTTAATCGGTGTAGTCAATTCCTTTAATGAAATCATTCCTGGACATATTCATTTAAATACCATTACTAAAGCTGTCAAAGAAGGGGTACGGATGGCTGGGGGAACCCCCATCGAATTTCCAGCCATCGGCGTTTGCGATGGGATTGCCATGGGTCATGTGGGGATGAAATACTCGTTGGCGTCCCGGGAACTGATTGCCGATTCAATTGAAGTCATGGCCACTGCTCATTCTCTTGATGCGCTGGTTTTGATTCCCAACTGCGATAAGGTTGTTCCCGGCATGCTGATGGCGGCAGCGCGGATCAATATTCCTACTGTAATCGTCAGTGGTGGGCCAATGCTCACCGGTAAAGCGGTCGGACAAAAGGACACGGACTTAAATACCGCCTTTGAAGCGGTGGGAGCTTTTAATGCCGGCAAAATTGATGAAAAAGAGCTTAAATCCTTTGAAGATTCTGTTTGCCCCGGCTGTGGTTCCTGTTCTGGGATGTTTACTGCCAACAGCATGAACTGCCTGACCGAAGTGTTGGGGATGGGTCTGCCTGGCAACGGCACCATTCCCGCTGTTTTTGCTGAACGGGTGCGGCTAGCTAAAAAAGCCGGGATTCAGGTGATGGAAATGTGGAAACGGGATATTAAACCCCAGGATATAATGACGGATGCAAACTTTAGAAATGCCCTGGCCTGCGATATGGCCCTGGGTTGTTCCACCAACAGTATCCTCCATCTACCAGCCATCGCTAACGAAGCTGGGGTCTGCATTGATCTTCAGGAAGTCAACGAGATTTCTGCCAAAACTCCGCATCTGTGCAAGCTGGCACCAGCCGGAAATCACCATCTGGAAGACTTGTACTATGCCGGTGGCATTCAGGCTGTGATGAAAACGCTGGCCGATGCCAATCTGATTGATACCAGCCTGATGACAGTAACCGGCAAAACAATTGCTGAAAACTTGATCGGTGTCTTTAATAAAAACCCGGAGGTTATTCGACCTTTGGAAAACCCCTATAGCCTTACCGGTGGTCTGGCCGTGCTCTTTGGTAACCTGGCCCCAGACGGCGGCGTGGTAAAACAAGGGGCGGTAGCGCCGGAGATGCTAAAACATAAAGGCCCAGCCCGGGTGTTTAACTCTGAAGAAGAAGCGACGAGCGCCATTAAAGCCGGCAAAATTGTAGCTGGTGATGTGGTGATTATCCGCTATGAAGGTCCTAAAGGCGGTCCGGGAATGCGGGAAATGCTGTTCCCAACCTCCGCTATTGCTGGTATGGGCTTAGATAAAGAGGTGGCCTTAATCACCGACGGCCGTTTCTCTGGAGCTACCCGCGGTGCCTGCATCGGACATGTCTCCCCTGAAGCCGCCGCCGGCGGCACCATCGGCCTGATCGAAGAAGGGGATATTATTGCCATTGATATTGTCAATCGTTCCCTTGCTGTAAAGGTGGATGATGCCGTGCTGGCCAAGCGTAAAGCGGCCTGGGTTCCACTGGAACCAAAAATAAAAACCGGCTATCTGTCCCGTTACGCCAGACTGGTAACTTCGGCCTCCACCGGTGCCGTCTTTGAAAAATAA
- a CDS encoding HD-GYP domain-containing protein, translated as MQKHIESIVDEILQNSSMVINMVDLKVFDDYTYFHSVNVAVLSILLGSALGLRREQLCDLGIGAILHDIGKVFVKKDILCKEGELSEDESCEMQNHSTLGYDYIKKVSTISMSARIGILDHHEKFGGGGYPNNLSEEQISLFGRIIAIADVYDAMTSDRPYRKAIIPSEVIEYIMGSSHTLFDPDLVNIFIRKIAPYPIGTCVELSNRLTGIIIENYESFSMRPRVRIFKRDGEDIDPFELNLSDRAFLNITITSIL; from the coding sequence ATGCAAAAACATATTGAAAGCATCGTTGACGAAATTCTTCAGAATAGCAGTATGGTGATTAACATGGTGGATCTGAAGGTTTTTGATGACTATACCTATTTCCATTCGGTGAATGTGGCTGTCCTTTCCATTTTATTGGGTTCAGCCCTGGGTCTGCGCCGGGAACAGCTGTGTGATCTGGGTATCGGTGCCATTCTCCACGATATTGGCAAAGTTTTTGTTAAAAAAGATATTCTTTGTAAAGAAGGGGAACTTTCAGAGGACGAGTCCTGTGAAATGCAAAACCACTCGACCCTCGGTTATGATTACATTAAAAAAGTTTCGACCATCAGTATGTCTGCCCGGATTGGCATTTTAGACCACCACGAAAAATTTGGCGGTGGTGGTTATCCCAACAACCTAAGTGAAGAGCAAATCTCCCTCTTTGGACGAATCATCGCCATTGCCGATGTTTATGACGCCATGACTTCCGACCGACCTTACCGCAAAGCCATTATCCCCTCAGAGGTGATTGAATATATCATGGGTTCATCCCATACCTTATTCGATCCGGATCTGGTCAACATCTTTATCCGAAAGATCGCTCCCTATCCCATTGGCACCTGTGTGGAACTGAGCAATCGGTTAACCGGTATCATCATTGAAAATTATGAAAGCTTCTCGATGCGCCCCAGGGTCCGCATTTTCAAAAGAGATGGTGAAGACATTGATCCTTTTGAGCTTAATCTGAGTGATCGGGCTTTCCTCAATATTACCATTACTAGCATCTTATAA